ATgtacttttattgaaaataaggaAGAAAATTAACTAACATTAAAGATGTTTTATATGCTAACTTCAAGATAAGTTCATTCTAACATGTCAAACCAGAAATCAAATGGAATGGTGATACTATCCCCAACATAGTGCCATTGACTTTCATTGGTGGTCTTACCCAGAGCCTCACATTAGGTATAGGAGGGGCCCATGTGGTGCTTTCACTGATAATCTTTTTAGCTCACCATGAAAGCATCTATACTTAACAATGATGTTGAAATCATAACACTTTTATATTTGCTGCTGCCCAGGGCCTTTTGTCTGCTAAGGGTGCCACTGATGACTATCAATTCAAATTCAGAGAAGAGAAAATATCACATTATTAAAGcagtacatattaaaaaaaaattagattttgctcattttgtaaattaaattaagtccaATAATGTATTTTCAGGATCACTTTGCTTAGGGGAAATCATGAAACAAGTCAAATAACAAAAGTTTATGGGTTCTATGATGAATGCCTTAACAAATATGGAAATGCAAATGCTTGGAAAGATTGTTGTAGGGTATTTGATTTGCTCACAGTTGCAGCGGTAAGTGTTACTAGTACCATGCACAGAATTAAGTAACTATAATTTCAGGAAGTAGATCCCAGTGCCTATCGGGGTGGCATGTTatatacaaagaaaatattgttttccatTTGTAAgcattcaatttgtttttttctctTCCAGTTGATAGATGAAACGGTGCTCTGTGTACATGGTGGATTGTCTCCAGAAATACCGATGTTAGATCAGATCAGGTGCATTGATAGAAATCAGCAAATCCCACATAAAGGTGCTCTATGTGACTTACTGTGGTCAGATCCTGCCGATGTTAAGATGTGGTAAGTTTGGTTAGAAAAGAGTTTTATTAGGGCCAGATGGTCACAATGGGCCTATGGCTACCTCAAAATGCTGATTGAAAAGCAATTCCTGTTTGGACACAATGTCTATCTACAGGTATAACTGACATAAATGTTGATGAATTAGTATTCTTGTGTGCCTATTAAGAATTAATTAgctacatatctatactattatataaagctgaagagtttgtttgtttgtttgtttgaacgcgctaatctcaggaactaccggtccaaactgaaaaattctttttgcgttggatagccctatgttcgtggagtgctataggctatatatcatcacgctatacccaataggagcggagcagtaatgcctaatctcaggaactaccggtccgaactgaaaaattctttttgcgttggatagccctttgtttgtggagtgctataggctatatatcatcacgctatatccaataggagcggagcagtaatgcctaatctcatgaactaccggtccaaactgaaaaattctttttgcgttggatagccttttgttcgtgaagtgctctaggctatatatcatcacgctatacccaataggagcagaacagtaatggctaatctcaggaactaccggttcgaactaaaaaaatcattttgtataggatagccctttgttcgtgaagtgctataggctatatatcaacacgctatgaccaataggagcagagcagtaatggctaatctcagaaactaggagtttgaactgaataattatttttgtgttggatagccctttgttcctggaatgctataggctatatatatcatcacgctatgcccaataggagcggagcagtaatcgctaatctcaggaactaccggttcgaactgaaaaaatatttttgtgttggatagccctttgttcctggagtgctataggttatatatcgtcacgctatgaccaataggagcggagcaataatgaaacatgatgcaaaaacggggacaatttattagttttgagagcttctgttgcgtgcgctgcgtaaacggttaaagttatgcaacaataatgtacgacgggattgttcctcttaaaaagttctaaaaaatatatcataaaacaaagtcccccgctgcatcggtctgcccgaacatgttaaactcaaaaactacccaacgtattaggataaaatttggtatagagacggtttgagaccctgggaagaacataggctcccgggaaaatatatagcgtgacttttataacggaaaactttagcccgaaaaactttataacgcgggcggagccgcgggcaaaagctagttatttatatgttctgtctcttttttaatatttatattctgttTAGAAAGCTTAGGTACTGACTAAATAACTTTTTCTATTCCAGGTCTGTAAGTCCCAGAGGTGCGGGATGGTTGTTTGGCAGTTACGTTACAGAACTATTCATGAATTACAATAACTTAACATTGATATGCAGGGCTCATCAATTAGTAAATGAAGGTTTGTGAGACTTTTCACTTTTTAACCTACTTATTTAAATAGACCCCTATTTGCAATCTGCTACTGAAGTTAATCATAACATGATCATTAggcaatttaattttgtttttcacatAATTCGATCATGTCTAGCCAGTTTGATGTacaatgtgatatttttttcttctcttcttAAATGAAGGCTAAAGATCTATTCTACCATTATGTCTGTAAAATATTCTAAGAATAATGCACTTATTTTCAGGTTATAAATACATGTTTGACAAAAGGTTAGTGACGGTATGGTCGGCGCCGAACTATTGCTACCGTTGTGGTAACGTAGCGTCAATACTGGAGTTCAACACGGTTAACGACAGGAATGCTAAGTTATTCCAAGCCGTCCCTGACAGCGAGAGAGAGGTGCCTCCACAACATACTACACCATATTTCCTTTAAGCCTTAAAGTATTTTGCAAGagaaaatatcattttgtataaataaattgttatatattatttgaatcaaAGTTTTATTTCTCTCATGGTCCATTTTTGAACATTACTTGACCTACTACCCTGTAGTTAGAATATAATGTTGAGTGttgtaattattactaattacaaCACAAAAGTATGTAATGTAGATTTTGGatttcttacaaaataaactGCCAAAGCTTAGCccaaataaaacaacacattGGTAAGATAGAAATGTTCATCTTTattgttttctaaaaaatgattaGTGTTGacagtattttaaatgtgatttctATTCTCTATTGTAATCAAAAGTGTAATCAAAGTATGATTGATCGAAGCTCTGAACACGAACATAACCATCTTCACCACCAGAGGCGTAGCTCTTACCATCAGGGTGGAAAGCTAAACTGTTGATAGGTCCAAAGTGACCTTTCACACGGCCAAACTCCTCTTCAAATACTAGATGGAAGAAACGGGCATCGAATTTTCCCTGTCTGGTAGAAGTGGTGGTGACCTCCATAGCGTCTTGACCACCACCAAGCACCACATGGTCCAGGATGGGGCTGAGCGCGGCCGAGTTCACAGGACGCTCAGTTTTGTACTCTTTAAGCAACTCCAAGGAGCTGGTGTCAAACAGTTTGGCAGATTGATCCTTGGAAGCAGTGATGAACATTGTACCATCTCTAGACAGTTGCATGTCGTTGATTTGATGGGTGTGTTCCTTTATTGAGTGGACTTTTTTGCCAGtctgaaaaatttattaatattaaataaaaccttcACAATTTTTTACTAACCTGAGCTAAGCAAATTGATTGTTAAGTAGTATTTTCCCTATACACATTTATTAGAATTTTCGTCAAATATAGCACAAAAAGCTATCAAAGCTAtcacaaaatatgaaaaaaataatgatgctGATGTCTCAGCCAATGTCTTAAAATCTCACTGTATCTATAAAATCTATAATGAGACCTATTaccagtttttaatattttgacaaatatgcaaaaaaatacaCACCCTAAGGTCCCACTGGATAAGGTCACCAGCTTCATGGCCGGTAATGATGGTCTCATCAAGAGTGCCCCACACCATGGATGTCACTTTAGAATCTGTTATTTCCCACTTGAGTATGGGGGACTGGGTAGACATAGATTCATCAATGGTCCTTGTGTCAATGATAAAGACCTgggaaaaaatgaaatattataataattgtggggtgtgtgtgtatataataGGTGTAGCTTGCATCTTTGTCTGCACCTGTTGGTGCGGGAGATTTACAAAGAGAAAGCCTCTGgcttttttaagaaaaaaaaaatcctttgtgTACTTTTCTAGCAAATCATCacaaaactttgtatttataattttggtaaaaaaattgtatttcttCAAATgcaagtatgtatttttaatcacaatatttgttaataattattatttattcctcaataatttcatatatttttaagcacAGTATAATGACTCAACATTGTAGTATTAATACAATATGCAAAACAGTTTCCTCTTGTCATGTAATTCCTAATTGGCAAGTATccataccaaaaaatatttaacatagttATATTCTATACATCTCCTTGTTGACTAATAGCAGTGTAAAAGCGCTTTTCTGTTCCCATTTCAAGAAAATATCCTATTTAATGAATTACTGTACCTACAGGTTTAACGCCAAATGTGTCAAGATAATTTACACAACATTGTATAGCACCATGTAGTGTAATTTAAAGTATGGGGTTtatgtttatgggctgtcgagGCACTTAATATCAGGcaataattatctataatatGTATTCAGAATAGTGGCATAAGATACATAATATGACACGTTAATTTCACAAACATGCAAGAgtattactcaaaataaatgtatgtaacaaaatattataattttttctgtctcatttgtttgttttaatacattcatacaatatataatttgataaaaattatgttataagacaaacagaaaaaaaagacatcgactattttttttttataatatctcataaaatctaatttataatgGTATACGAGTATAGGTAATATTGATtacactttatattaaaaatgtatttaaaccgTAAAAGAGTTGGGTTCCCTTTGAATTGTCTACCCATCACTGGgaataatttgtatatacaaGCATACCTCACAGGGATGTCCCATGGCTTTGTCAGTAGTATATGCGGCCTGGTAAGCACTGTAGCTGAAATTACACGTCCTCACTGatgagtttgtttttattgtggCTATGTTCTTGCCAGTCTCCAGATCCCATAATCtataatgaatgaaataatgttttgttaatttcattttccttatgtttatttagttaattttaacaaactGAATAAAAGGCTCTAAAATATATTGGCGGTTGCCAGGCTAattcacttaaatatttttcagaaaaaaTTAATTTGCTTTAAATACTGAGAAAAATGCGATGATTCGAAATATGAATACAACTTAATGTTGCTTAAGTTAATTGACCTGTCAATGGTTGATATGTATTTGATGGAAtttgtcaattaaaataattatatattgaaattcCGTAGTCACACACAATATAGAGTATGCTATGCTGCATGCTAATTCAAAACCTTATTACTGTTCAAGATAACCTAACAAATGTTTATACAAACAGAATGGAatctttgtgtattatttggTACCTGCAGGAACTGTCGCCACCGCCTGTGATGAGGTTGATAGATTGCCAGTCGACGTCTAAGCACCACACGACGCCACCGTGTCCATTGAAGGTACCCAAGCGCTCCCCGTTTAGAGACCACCATACGTTTGGTTTCGAATCTTTCGCAGCGGAGAACAGCAAATCACCCTCACGGTTGTATTTGATTTGTGTGATGGCACGCTCGTGCCCTTGCAGCATAAGAGGTTTCTAAAAACACGAATTATTCATAATCATGACAAATATGTCAATCCTTCGAGCAATGTTTTGTAGAAATTACTGAGCCGAAACATCATTACGTGAGGAATTCAATCGCATTTTTTGTTGCGAATATATTGATGGAAAATACATaccatgttttattattaattatagtatatttttcgaataaaatcaCTGTAAATTACGATCTGCTGGCATGTGGCAGGAGGCTGACAAATTTGACAGCAGCTAAAGAAAgacatagactttttttttttttggtttgatttactccttaaggagaaggcaaaggctctcagccatacagcctaagACATAGACTGTAGACAAAAAGCAAAAAGCCATTGACAAACTATTACAGTACGTTTAGTTTCGGATACACGtacctataaaaataagtttaatgcaCATTGTttccaatttataacaaaagatgtcgttaaaagttaataaattgattcaaatatgtaatattttatttttcatgtcattGTTTTTATCGCCTAGAGTAGCATTAGGCCGTAGAGTTCTTTATTTGTATCGATAGTACCTATTACAGACAGAATTGGGTACTTAcgactttttctttatttctgaCATAGTGCTGTCACGCAGTAGGCATAAGTATTTGTTCTAAGTatgaaagtatatattataattctatttgaTATGTAGTATAGGCCGGTTCGTACCAGGGTAGCTGGGGAGAAGAcactattttcttaaaaaaacttCGGCATTCTTAATTGCTTCATGCGGATTGAAACCTTAGAAGTGTACGGTGTATGAAGTATTTATGGCGTAGaaagtattataatgtttataatgtactagcttttgcccgcagctccgcccgcgttataaagtttttcgggctaaagttttccgttataaaagtcacgctatatattttcccgggagcctatgttcttcccagggtctcaaactgtctccataccaaattttatcctaatacgttgggtagtttttaagtttaacacgttcgggcagaccgatgcagcgggggacttttgttttatgatatttttgtagaactttttaagaggaacaatcccgtcatacattattgttgcataactttaaccgtttacgcagcgcacgcaacagaagctctcaaaactaataaattatccccgtttttgcatcatgtttcattactgctccgctcctattggtcatagcgtgacgatatataacctatagcactccaggaacaaagggctatccaacacaaaaatattttttcagttcgaaccggtagttcctgagattagcgattactgctccgctcctattgggcatagcgtgatgataaatatagcctatagcattccaggaacaaagggctatccaacacaaaaagaattattcagttcaaactcctagtttctgagattagccgttactgctctgctcctattggtcatagcgtgatgatatatagcctatagcacttcacgaacaaagggctatccaatacaaaatgattttttagttcgaaccggtagttcctgagattagccattactgctccgctcctattgggtatagcgtgatgatatatagcctatagcacttcacgaacaaaaggctatccaacgcaaaaagattttttcagtttggaccggtagttcctgagattagccattactgctccgctcctatcaggtatagcgtgatgatatatagcctatagcactccacgaacaaagggctatccaacgcaaaaagaatttttcagttcggaccgatagttcctgagattaggcattactgctccgctcctattgggtatagcgtgatgatatatagcctatagcactccacgaacatagggctatccaacgcaaaaagaatttttcagtttggaccagtagttcctgagattagcgcgttcaaacaaacaaacaaacaaacaaactcttcagctttatataatagtatagatgagtTACTTATAGAGTGTATAAAGAATATAAGGCACCTATAAGGACTTGATAAAATTTAAGGCATCCGAAGTACTTATATAACGCTCAAgtacaattaataatgtaatgtgtcCAAAGTGTACAAGTATTAGGCGCGTGTACCAAGAGTGTACTATTAGTGTAGTGTAGTTTGGGCATTATAAGTAGAAAAGTTTATCtcgacattgtgttactaaatgaaaccacataggtGTCGTCACTCTTAATAACATCGTCCCAAAAATTgactatgaatattgaataacgATTTTGAtcaccaaaatattttgttatatttttatttatataccataGCTGTAGTTTAGAGTAAAAATGGCATTAGGGTATCTATAATatcaaatcttttttaatttatttaattagaaaattacacttttttattttagttcaacggtttaagtacttacataactattggcaaagtgttattttcaaaaacaaaagcATTTATACATCGCGTCGATTGTCAGCTGCTACTAGATCTATACTACACCTATACCACGCTAGATGATTTCTTTAAGAGCATTATCCTAGGTATGGTTCGGAGCATtctattagtaatataataagtgAAACAACTGACGACGATTTTATTGcgctttctttatttttactaaaaaaaaaatagtgtgtCTTATTTTGCTTCAGTAAGTgcatatacaaaaaatgttctttaataTGACCTGTGTTTGGTAATTAAAAGGGTATTCGATAAATAAATCCCAACACATATttcacatacattttattttcttaaattattaaccATTGATTTCCAAGAGTACaactaaaaaacaaattaaagtacAAACACGTTATGCATCGCTAACTAAACACAACTGTAGGTAACTTCTCTTGGCAAACCAGTACACATCCTTTGACTATCATCCGGCGCACCACTCGTACGAGACAGATAGACACAAACACCAGATTATGTCGTAACAGTCACTGTATATCTTAACTTGGTCGAATTAACAGCCTTTAATCCATCGAGAACGATACAGCAATCAGCAACTAATGTGATTTGCTACGTGTAAACATAGAACCCTAAGGTATCGATAATACTTAAAAGTACATGCTAGGTCTGAAAGCAATAAGTCTTCATATTGAGCGAGCCCAACTAAATACGTGAAATACAGCACACTCAACCACATAGAACTCTTATTTTAGGTTTTTAGTCTATTTTGAATGTGTTTCTGAAGCACTTCCGTGGCGTGTAGAGTAATCTGTGACTTACTGAACATGGGTCATATAGGTAATAGATAAATTCAAAGTGGCAGTGTTACTAAACAAATGAACAACACAAGCGAAACGTGTTTGCTATAAACGTAACAAAAAGTATGTTTactgttgaataaaatattgataacttGTAGAATATATATCTATGTTACATAGAGTTCAAATATCCAACTGTGACATGaattacatacaataaacactCGTCAACGTTTCCAAATATATATTCTCTTACCGTGTTACACTCGTTTTGATAACTATTTTAACACAATGTCTAATGTACACAAAATTTCAACCCTTCTTTTACCCGAAACACTTGAAACGCTAGTTTTATACACAACAAACCTTATTCTAcgaatgtgaaaatatttcgtCACAATATCTtagattgtaattaattattctcattATGGACTGTAAAGAAATTGTGAAATGCATTAAGTTTTTGTTACAcccttataaatatattaacattattatgattttttacattacctacatcagtcaaaatattttcgtaatatttatcTACGAAACGAATTTAAAACCACTTGTGTCCCAGTTTTTATGCATGCTGTATCAAAGGTCGGGAATTCGAACTTCGAAACGTCAGTTCATTGGCCTGACCTCTTAATATAGATGGATAttcgtatgaaaataaaaaagggttAGTTGCATAAGCTCGAAGTTTTAAATAGTTTGTTAAGTGTGTAGCCTCTAAATAACTCGACGGGACACAAGTTATTTCAAAGTCGTTTCCACCGTGAAATTTCCCGGATCATAGATAGGAGATCTAATGTTCTAACTCCATACAAACAGTTAAAAACATACAGCAAGCAGAAGCAAATCATTAATAATTCTGTCTGTTTCGGTCAGTCAATTTcgatattcatataaaatacgttaaaatTTCAAACAAGATGAAAAAGGCGAATAAGCCCTATCCCACGAAAACAGCAAATAAATTTAGAAGAGCAACGAAAAGCGAGTGGCATTCTTACCCGTCGAAGCATAATCTGTATGTACATTATGTATGTAATAGCCTCTGAGGGCTGTTCGTGTACTAATCTAATTAGGTACTCGCCAGTAATGCgccaattcattttattactaacaataCTAATCCTTTGTACAACGCCAATAACATTCTTAAAAATCTAGTTCCCATTTCGATACACTGCCGTTAGTTTCGTCTTAACAGTATGTATTCTACGCTATTAACAAAATAAGTGTcaatattacttacatacattatcatttacatatatattagtaGAACGATGCACGATTCGCGATTATAGTTACATTACGGTTTCCGTCATTACAcgtttaaaaatctataaaggCATCTTTACCTCAGACTTTAGATTTAACACCGTCGTTCTGATggtgttgtttttttatgaactaattaattataattaagttagataaaattcaataaataaatatagttaccGAATTGTCGAGAAAGTTTCGCGCATTGAGACCGAATACAGGCGAACGCACGAGACTCGATAACACGCTAGGAGACGCGGCGTGCGAAGTTACGCGGGCGTCTCTAGGCGCTATGTGAAACGAGTGCATCCCGATGTATTATCACTGATTCACTATCACAAAGAACTAATAATTTCACCGACTCCATCATTCACTTAAACGTACATTAAAccgaaattaattgaaaaaaatctatttaggcATTTGATGGCAGTATTGTAACTGGTTGTATTTCAAACtaaatataatgtacaaaacACATATAATCGCTAACACTTAACTAATGGTAACACGATGAGGAACGGACGTGTGTCGCTCGTTTAGGTAACAGGATTcactaataataattgtatgttttctAGAATGTTCGGCTACTGACGCAGTTTGTCTGGTACTGATACCTCCTGTCGTCCGATTTTCTATGTTCACAACCTGTAttctaaaactgtttttttatgaaCTGAATTTTGTTTTCGAGAATGAATTCAAACTGATGTATCTAATGACGTCGACGCGATAGTGACGTTGGCCGCGACTGTTGGCGATTAAACAAATCTAATTAAACTAGAACCTAAGTCCTTAGAACGAACTTTTTGGttgtaattacttaattattttagccAGGGCGTACATTGCCCTCTAAACCTAATGGTAACTGTTCACCGTTGTTGGAACGtgtattacaattttaacattacataataCGAGAGTTAAAGATTACGgcaaataagtttaaaaatgatAGGCAGTGATTATACCGACAGTGTTATGTTTTGTAAGTCTTTAAACAACGCTAGAAgtggttatgattttttttgttatttttatgatttttgttatgttaatataatgttagATGACTGCTTTAAGTGTTACATGATTATTATTAGATGATAATGATTACACTTTTGGTTGATTCGTGAAAATATA
The sequence above is drawn from the Manduca sexta isolate Smith_Timp_Sample1 chromosome 28, JHU_Msex_v1.0, whole genome shotgun sequence genome and encodes:
- the LOC115454404 gene encoding serine/threonine-protein phosphatase 6 catalytic subunit; translation: MNDVDKWIEIAKRCKYLPEDDLRELCNIVCDLLLEEPNVQPVQTPVTVCGDIHGQFYDLEELFHIGGQVPHTKYIFMGDYVDRGHYSLETLTLLMALKARYPDRITLLRGNHETSQITKVYGFYDECLNKYGNANAWKDCCRVFDLLTVAALIDETVLCVHGGLSPEIPMLDQIRCIDRNQQIPHKGALCDLLWSDPADVKMWSVSPRGAGWLFGSYVTELFMNYNNLTLICRAHQLVNEGYKYMFDKRLVTVWSAPNYCYRCGNVASILEFNTVNDRNAKLFQAVPDSEREVPPQHTTPYFL
- the LOC115454403 gene encoding eukaryotic translation initiation factor 3 subunit I, which codes for MKPLMLQGHERAITQIKYNREGDLLFSAAKDSKPNVWWSLNGERLGTFNGHGGVVWCLDVDWQSINLITGGGDSSCRLWDLETGKNIATIKTNSSVRTCNFSYSAYQAAYTTDKAMGHPCEVFIIDTRTIDESMSTQSPILKWEITDSKVTSMVWGTLDETIITGHEAGDLIQWDLRTGKKVHSIKEHTHQINDMQLSRDGTMFITASKDQSAKLFDTSSLELLKEYKTERPVNSAALSPILDHVVLGGGQDAMEVTTTSTRQGKFDARFFHLVFEEEFGRVKGHFGPINSLAFHPDGKSYASGGEDGYVRVQSFDQSYFDYTFDYNRE